GAGATATCCGAAAATGTCCGGCAAGCGGTGCACTGATACCTCAACCATCAGATGATGCAGGCAATCTCCGGGACGATTTCTGTCGCGCATGCCAGAGAGCAATGGCGGTCTCTGGTCCATGAGACCTACCGGATGGCGAAAACGAATTGCTAAGGCGATTGCCGGAAGATGGCATGCCAGATCGCTCCGGATTTTCGTTCGTTGTCAAGGCGCGACAACTGGCGCATCGTCGAACTATGTCACTTTTGTCGCAACACAGAGGACGGACGACAGAGACAAGCAAAATGGTATGTCACTTGACAGAAATCGCCTAGACGCTTTTCTTTTTGAACATTTTTCGACTCAATGCCCAGACCACGTCCTGTGCAAGCAGCTTGAAGTTCCTTGACCCCTCTGAGCTACGTAAGGTAATCCAGCGCATCAAGTAAGTGTAGCACAAGGCACGATCCGCTGGAGACAAGGATGACCGCTTTATGGATTTGGAATACTCAGCGGCGCGCCGCCAGGTAGGGAAACTCACAGCGCCTTTCAGACCTGGGTCAAACCAGGCGTTGCGTTCGCGGCGATCGGGATACAGGCTCATCGATCGACCGGGGTGGTGCCGGTAGAAGACAAGCACATCGGGGACCTCGACGAATATTCCCAGCAGGCTCAACTCGGCGAGAAGATTCCGGTCCGATCCCGTGTAGTTCCCGATCAGCTGCGTTCGGCCAAGCAATCCGGACCGGATCAACCCGAAAACCTGGTAGCAGTTGTGTCGCGACAGTACGATCTCGGCAAAGCGCCTGTGCGCGGCGGCGGCATCTGTTTTCAGCACCACACCGTACTCCTTCAGTCTCTCTCCGTTCTCGTCGATAATCGAAGCCTTCGGATGCGACAATACCGCAGTTTCGTCCTTGTCCAGGACGGAGACGCATTCGCGAAGGAACGTCGGTGCCAGGACATCGTCGTGCGCCATCCACTTGAAATACGTCCCCTTCGACAAGTCATAAACCCGGTTGAAATTGTTCCCCGCGCCGATATTGGCCTCGTTCCGGAAATATCGTATCCGGCCGTCCTTCTCGGCATAACGCTCACAGATTTCCTGCGTTCTGTCGCGTGAAGCGTTGTCGGAGATGATCAGTTCGAAGTCGTCGAATGTCTGGTTACAAATCGAGTCCAGCGCGGCCCCGACGAATCGCTCTCCGTTGTACACGGGTAATCCGATGCTTACGCGTGGGGAGAAGTGGTCCATGGATCGTTCTCGGTATGTAATTTTTCCGGGTCTCTGGAGGCATCGGGATTCTACCGAAGCGCTTCGGGAACAGCGCTTGTAACTGCCCTGCTTGAACACTGTCCCGACAGTCCTGCGCGACCTGGCCATTCAGGACGCGGAGAAAGCACCGGTTTGCAACGTACCGGATCCGCTCTCAACCCCGTTTCTTGACATGGCGCAACATGCGAACACGCTTGCGCTGCTGGCGTGGGGTAAGCTTGTTCCGCCGCCCCGCATAGGGGTTTTCACCGGTCCGGAACTCCAGACGCACGGGGGTCCCGGATACCTGCAGCCCCTTGCGGAAATGATTCATCAGGTAACGCCGATAGGCCCCGGGCAGGCGATCGGTCTGGTTGCCGTGAATCACGATCGTCGGGGGGTTGCTGCCCCCCTGATGAGCGTAACGCAATTTGATCCGTCGCCCCCTGACCAGCGGCGGCTGATGCGCCGCAACGGCCCTTTCCAACAACCGGGTGAGTTCCGAGGCGGAAGCGCGCCGGCTGGCCGAACGATACGCACTGCGCACCGCGGGCAGGACGGCACCGACGCCGCTGCCATACAGCGCGGAGATCTCCAGAACCCTGGCGAAGTCGAGGAACGAAAGCCGCCGGTCGATCTCGGAGCGGATCTGTCGGCGTGTGTCGGCATCCA
This Gammaproteobacteria bacterium DNA region includes the following protein-coding sequences:
- a CDS encoding glycosyltransferase, giving the protein MDHFSPRVSIGLPVYNGERFVGAALDSICNQTFDDFELIISDNASRDRTQEICERYAEKDGRIRYFRNEANIGAGNNFNRVYDLSKGTYFKWMAHDDVLAPTFLRECVSVLDKDETAVLSHPKASIIDENGERLKEYGVVLKTDAAAAHRRFAEIVLSRHNCYQVFGLIRSGLLGRTQLIGNYTGSDRNLLAELSLLGIFVEVPDVLVFYRHHPGRSMSLYPDRRERNAWFDPGLKGAVSFPTWRRAAEYSKSIKRSSLSPADRALCYTYLMRWITLRSSEGSRNFKLLAQDVVWALSRKMFKKKSV